One Pseudomonas tolaasii NCPPB 2192 genomic window carries:
- a CDS encoding YaeQ family protein: MAQPSTTYKFELNLTDLDRSVYESVKQTIARHPSETEERMTVRLLAYALWYNEQLSFGRGLSDVDEPALWEKSLDDRVLHWIEVGQPDADRLTWCSRRTERTSLLAYGSLRVWEGKVVPVANNLKNVHIAAVPQEVLETLAKDMPRVIKWDVMISEGTMFVTDDRGQHEVQLQWLAGERG; the protein is encoded by the coding sequence ATGGCCCAGCCGTCCACGACCTACAAATTCGAACTCAACCTCACCGACCTCGACCGTTCGGTGTACGAGAGCGTTAAACAGACCATCGCCCGCCACCCTTCGGAAACCGAAGAGCGCATGACCGTACGCCTGTTGGCCTACGCCCTTTGGTACAACGAGCAGCTGTCGTTCGGCCGTGGCCTGTCAGATGTAGACGAACCCGCCCTGTGGGAAAAAAGCCTGGATGACCGGGTTTTGCACTGGATCGAAGTCGGCCAGCCTGACGCCGACCGCCTGACCTGGTGCTCGCGTCGCACGGAGCGCACCAGCCTGCTGGCCTACGGCAGCCTGCGTGTGTGGGAAGGCAAGGTGGTGCCGGTGGCCAATAACCTGAAAAACGTGCACATCGCTGCGGTACCGCAGGAAGTTTTGGAGACGTTGGCCAAGGACATGCCTCGCGTGATCAAGTGGGATGTGATGATCAGTGAAGGCACGATGTTCGTGACCGATGATCGCGGCCAGCACGAAGTGCAACTGCAGTGGCTGGCTGGCGAGCGCGGCTGA
- a CDS encoding CaiB/BaiF CoA transferase family protein: MSFNAKPLAGLKVIELGTLIAGPFASRICAEFGAEVVKVESPDGGDPLRKWRKLYEGTSLWWFVQARNKKSLTLNLKHPDGLAILKQLLADADILIENFRPGVLEKLGLSWETLHALNPRLVMVRLSGFGQTGPMKDQPGFGAVGESMGGLRYITGFEDRPPVRTGISIGDSIAALWAVIGALMALRHREVNGGLGQVVDVALYEAIFAMMESMIPEFDVFGFIRERTGNIMPGITPSSIHTSADGKHVQIGANGDAIFKRFMSAIGREDLASDPQLASNDGRDNRRDELYGVIDRWVNSLPLEQVVEVLNKAEVPASRIYSAEDMLGDPQFLAREMFLKAQLPGGKDFKMPGIVPKLSDTPGSCEWVGPQLGEHNSNVLSGLGYDTAAITRLREDGAI, from the coding sequence ATGTCGTTTAATGCCAAACCACTTGCCGGCCTGAAAGTCATCGAACTGGGCACCCTGATCGCCGGCCCGTTTGCGTCACGCATCTGTGCCGAATTCGGCGCCGAGGTGGTCAAGGTCGAATCCCCGGACGGCGGCGACCCCTTGCGCAAATGGCGCAAGCTGTATGAAGGCACCTCGCTGTGGTGGTTCGTGCAGGCGCGCAACAAAAAGTCGCTGACCCTGAACCTTAAACACCCGGACGGCCTGGCGATTCTCAAACAACTGTTGGCGGACGCCGACATTCTGATCGAGAACTTTCGCCCCGGCGTGCTGGAAAAACTCGGCCTGAGCTGGGAAACCTTGCACGCGTTGAACCCAAGGCTGGTGATGGTGCGTCTTTCGGGCTTTGGCCAGACCGGGCCGATGAAGGACCAGCCAGGTTTTGGTGCCGTCGGTGAGTCCATGGGCGGCTTGCGCTACATCACCGGTTTTGAGGACCGTCCGCCGGTGCGCACCGGGATTTCCATCGGTGACTCGATTGCCGCCTTGTGGGCCGTGATCGGTGCGCTGATGGCGCTGCGTCATCGTGAGGTCAACGGCGGGCTTGGCCAGGTGGTGGACGTAGCACTGTACGAAGCCATTTTCGCGATGATGGAAAGCATGATCCCGGAATTCGACGTGTTCGGTTTCATCCGCGAGCGTACCGGCAACATCATGCCCGGCATCACGCCCTCTTCGATCCATACCAGTGCCGACGGCAAACACGTGCAGATCGGCGCGAATGGCGATGCAATCTTCAAGCGTTTCATGTCGGCCATCGGGCGTGAGGATTTGGCCAGCGATCCACAATTGGCCAGCAATGATGGGCGTGACAACCGCCGCGATGAGCTGTACGGCGTGATCGACCGCTGGGTTAACTCGCTGCCGCTGGAGCAGGTGGTCGAGGTTCTGAACAAAGCCGAAGTGCCCGCCAGCCGCATCTACAGCGCCGAAGACATGCTGGGCGACCCGCAATTTCTGGCGCGGGAGATGTTCCTCAAAGCCCAACTGCCGGGCGGCAAGGACTTCAAGATGCCAGGCATCGTGCCCAAATTGTCGGACACGCCCGGCAGCTGCGAATGGGTCGGGCCGCAACTGGGTGAACATAACAGCAATGTGCTCAGTGGCTTGGGTTACGACACCGCTGCCATCACCCGATTGCGCGAGGATGGCGCGATTTGA
- a CDS encoding TIGR02285 family protein — translation MVRRAQRWLIRLCLGAAMTAAGSLPASAADTLTWLLRDLPPLTIFDGPQKGQGALDQLLPILSQRLPEYRHQVMHVNRARGIQMLRGDALTCDPSLLWTPERAQYIVFSAEAFVVVSNGVTLRRSQQEAMASFIAEGQFDLQAFLDAHRPRIGATAERSYGPLIDEQIKRAAPQTVALHYGNDALGSLLQMQRLGRLEAVLGYPPEIRYHAMQQGIAAQDLMFYPIKGAAPYQHTHVGCSDTPAGRQAIQRINQALREIPPEQVQQSYAAWLDPAVRERYLRDNPSFFQEAPEP, via the coding sequence ATGGTACGCCGTGCCCAACGCTGGCTGATTCGACTTTGCCTGGGCGCCGCGATGACCGCTGCCGGGTCACTCCCGGCCAGCGCCGCCGACACACTGACCTGGCTTCTGCGCGACTTGCCGCCGCTGACCATCTTCGACGGCCCGCAAAAAGGCCAGGGGGCGCTGGATCAACTGTTGCCGATACTCAGCCAGCGCCTGCCGGAGTACCGCCACCAGGTGATGCACGTCAATCGCGCCCGTGGCATTCAAATGCTGCGGGGGGACGCTCTTACCTGCGATCCTTCGCTGCTGTGGACGCCCGAACGTGCGCAGTACATCGTGTTTTCCGCCGAAGCGTTCGTGGTGGTCAGCAATGGGGTGACCCTGCGACGCAGCCAGCAGGAAGCCATGGCCTCGTTTATTGCCGAAGGCCAGTTCGACCTGCAAGCCTTTCTCGACGCTCATCGGCCCCGGATCGGCGCCACCGCCGAGCGCAGTTACGGCCCACTGATTGACGAACAGATCAAACGCGCGGCGCCGCAGACGGTAGCGCTGCATTACGGTAATGATGCGCTTGGCAGCCTGTTGCAGATGCAGCGTCTGGGTCGGCTGGAAGCGGTGTTGGGCTACCCGCCGGAAATCCGCTATCACGCCATGCAACAGGGCATTGCTGCCCAGGACCTGATGTTCTACCCCATCAAAGGCGCCGCGCCTTACCAGCACACCCACGTGGGTTGCTCGGACACACCCGCAGGTCGCCAGGCCATACAGCGCATTAATCAGGCGTTGCGTGAGATACCACCGGAACAGGTTCAACAATCCTACGCTGCATGGCTGGACCCGGCGGTGCGCGAGCGCTACCTCAGGGATAACCCGAGTTTTTTCCAGGAGGCACCGGAACCCTGA
- a CDS encoding DUF3509 domain-containing protein, with protein sequence MESISLLLEEALSPYQVTLTTSGVQGECLVTVKNPAGAIVVEREVDRAQLTDKRVLVDVVDCLLRDIKIAEGRLEPSVIAALRNAAQTRGDARA encoded by the coding sequence ATGGAAAGTATCAGCCTATTGCTCGAAGAAGCACTGAGCCCTTATCAGGTTACGCTGACCACCTCCGGTGTGCAGGGCGAGTGCCTGGTGACCGTGAAGAACCCTGCTGGCGCCATTGTCGTCGAACGTGAGGTTGACCGGGCGCAACTGACGGACAAGCGCGTGCTGGTGGATGTCGTGGATTGCCTGCTGCGCGATATTAAAATCGCCGAAGGGCGCCTGGAACCTTCTGTCATCGCGGCCCTGCGCAATGCCGCCCAGACTCGCGGCGACGCCCGCGCATGA
- the thrC gene encoding threonine synthase: MRYISTRGQAPALNFEDVLLAGLATDGGLYVPENLPRFTQEEIASWAGLPYHELAFRVMRPFVTGSIPDADFKKILEETYGVFSHNAIAPLRQLNGNEWVLELFHGPTLAFKDFALQLLGRLLDYVLEKRGERVVIIGATSGDTGSAAIEGCKHCENVDIFILHPHKRVSEVQRRQMTTIFGENIHNIAIEGNFDDCQEMVKNSFADQSFLKGTRLVAVNSINWARIMAQIVYYFHASLQLGGPSRSVSFSVPTGNFGDIFAGYLARNMGLPINQLIVATNRNDILHRFMSGNQYVKETLHATLSPSMDIMVSSNFERLLFDMHGRNGAAIAGLMDTFRSGGGFSVDEERWTETRKLFDSLAVDDAQTCETIAEVYAQTGELLDPHTAIGVKAARECRRSLDIPMVILGTAHPVKFPEAVEKAGVGKALELPVHLADLFEREERCTVLANDLKAVQAFVSQHGNRGKPL; encoded by the coding sequence ATGCGTTACATCAGCACCCGCGGCCAGGCACCGGCCCTGAATTTCGAAGACGTCCTGCTGGCAGGCCTTGCCACTGACGGCGGCCTGTACGTGCCGGAAAACCTGCCACGCTTCACCCAGGAGGAAATCGCGTCCTGGGCCGGCCTGCCGTACCACGAGCTGGCCTTCCGCGTGATGCGCCCGTTTGTCACCGGCAGCATTCCGGATGCGGATTTCAAAAAGATTCTGGAAGAGACCTATGGCGTGTTTTCCCACAACGCCATCGCGCCACTGCGCCAGCTGAACGGCAATGAGTGGGTACTGGAGCTGTTCCACGGCCCGACCCTGGCGTTCAAGGATTTCGCCCTGCAACTGCTGGGTCGCCTGCTTGATTACGTGCTGGAAAAGCGCGGCGAGCGCGTGGTGATCATCGGTGCCACCTCGGGTGACACCGGCTCCGCGGCCATCGAAGGTTGCAAGCACTGCGAAAACGTCGACATCTTCATCCTGCACCCGCACAAGCGCGTGTCGGAAGTGCAGCGTCGCCAGATGACCACCATCTTTGGCGAGAACATTCACAACATCGCCATCGAAGGCAACTTCGATGACTGCCAGGAAATGGTCAAGAACAGCTTTGCTGACCAGAGCTTCCTGAAGGGCACGCGCCTGGTGGCGGTGAACTCGATCAACTGGGCGCGGATCATGGCCCAGATCGTCTACTACTTCCACGCCTCCCTGCAGCTGGGCGGCCCGTCGCGTTCGGTGTCGTTCTCGGTGCCCACCGGCAACTTCGGCGACATTTTTGCCGGTTACCTGGCGCGAAACATGGGCTTGCCGATCAACCAGTTGATCGTTGCTACCAACCGTAATGACATCCTGCACCGCTTCATGAGCGGCAATCAGTACGTCAAGGAAACCCTGCACGCCACGCTGTCGCCGTCGATGGATATCATGGTGTCGTCGAACTTCGAACGCCTGCTGTTCGACATGCACGGTCGCAATGGCGCGGCGATTGCCGGCTTGATGGACACCTTCAGGAGCGGCGGCGGTTTCAGCGTGGATGAAGAGCGCTGGACCGAAACCCGCAAGCTGTTCGATTCCCTGGCCGTGGACGACGCGCAGACCTGCGAAACCATCGCCGAGGTCTATGCCCAGACCGGCGAGTTGCTTGACCCGCACACCGCTATCGGCGTGAAGGCCGCGCGCGAATGCCGTCGCAGCCTGGACATTCCGATGGTCATTCTCGGCACCGCCCACCCGGTCAAATTCCCGGAAGCGGTAGAAAAGGCCGGTGTGGGCAAGGCGCTGGAGCTGCCGGTGCATTTGGCGGATCTGTTCGAGCGTGAAGAGCGTTGCACCGTATTGGCCAATGACCTCAAGGCAGTGCAGGCGTTTGTGAGCCAGCATGGCAACCGGGGCAAGCCGTTGTAA
- a CDS encoding homoserine dehydrogenase: MKPVKVGICGLGTVGGGTFNVLQRNAEEISRRAGRGIEVAQIATRSPKPQFQTTGIAITNDVFDVATNPEIDIVIELVGGYTVARELVLKAIENGKHVVTANKALIAVHGNEIFARAREKGVIVAFEAAVAGGIPVIKAIREGLSANRINWVAGIINGTGNFILTEMREKGRTFEDVLAEAQALGYAEADPTFDVEGIDAAHKLTILASIAFGIPLQFDKAYTEGITQLTTADVNYAEALGYRIKHLGVARSTPAGIELRVHPTLIPADRLIANVNGVMNAVMVNGDAAGSTLFYGAGAGMEPTASSVIADLVDVVRAMTSDPENRVPHLAFQPDSLSAHPILPIEACESAYYLRIQAQDHPGVLAQVASILSERGINIESIMQKEVEEQNGQVPMILLTHRVREQHINDAIAALEALQGVVGPVVRIRVEHLN; the protein is encoded by the coding sequence GTGAAACCGGTCAAAGTAGGCATCTGTGGGTTAGGGACCGTCGGTGGCGGCACCTTTAACGTACTTCAGCGTAATGCTGAGGAAATTTCCCGCCGTGCAGGTCGCGGGATTGAAGTGGCGCAAATTGCCACGCGTTCGCCAAAGCCTCAGTTCCAAACGACCGGTATTGCGATTACCAACGATGTATTCGACGTCGCGACCAACCCTGAAATCGATATCGTCATCGAGCTGGTCGGCGGCTACACCGTGGCCCGTGAGCTGGTACTCAAGGCCATCGAGAACGGCAAACACGTCGTCACCGCCAACAAGGCGCTGATCGCCGTGCACGGCAATGAAATTTTCGCCAGGGCCCGCGAAAAGGGCGTGATCGTAGCGTTCGAAGCTGCTGTAGCCGGTGGTATCCCGGTGATCAAGGCGATCCGTGAAGGCCTGTCTGCCAACCGCATCAACTGGGTCGCCGGCATCATCAATGGCACTGGTAACTTCATCCTCACCGAAATGCGCGAGAAGGGCCGTACCTTCGAAGACGTGCTGGCCGAAGCACAGGCCCTGGGCTACGCCGAAGCCGACCCGACCTTCGACGTGGAAGGCATCGACGCCGCCCACAAGCTGACCATCCTGGCGTCCATCGCTTTCGGTATCCCGCTGCAGTTCGACAAGGCCTACACCGAAGGCATCACCCAGCTGACCACTGCCGACGTGAACTACGCCGAAGCCTTGGGTTACCGCATCAAGCACCTGGGCGTGGCGCGCAGCACACCGGCCGGTATCGAGCTGCGAGTGCACCCGACGCTGATCCCGGCCGACCGCCTGATCGCCAATGTCAATGGCGTGATGAACGCGGTAATGGTCAACGGTGACGCTGCCGGTTCGACCCTGTTCTATGGCGCCGGTGCCGGCATGGAGCCGACCGCATCTTCCGTGATCGCCGACCTGGTGGACGTGGTTCGCGCCATGACCAGCGACCCGGAAAACCGTGTGCCGCACCTGGCCTTCCAGCCGGATTCGCTGTCGGCCCACCCGATCCTGCCGATCGAAGCCTGCGAAAGTGCCTACTACCTGCGCATTCAGGCCCAGGACCACCCGGGCGTGTTGGCCCAGGTGGCCAGCATCCTGTCGGAGCGTGGCATCAACATCGAATCGATCATGCAGAAGGAAGTCGAGGAGCAAAACGGCCAGGTGCCGATGATCCTGCTGACCCACCGCGTGCGCGAGCAGCACATCAACGACGCCATCGCCGCCCTGGAAGCCCTGCAAGGCGTGGTCGGCCCGGTGGTGCGGATCCGTGTCGAACACCTGAACTAA
- a CDS encoding thioredoxin fold domain-containing protein, whose amino-acid sequence MRLTQIIAAAAIALVSTFAFADDAAEQTIRKSLASLQLDTPIESIGASPMAGLYEVKLKGSRVLYASADGQYIVQGYLFQLKDGKPVNLTEKAERLGVSKLINGIPVAETVVYPAIGETKTHITVFTDTTCPYCHKLHAEVPALNKMGVEVRYVAFPRQGLGSPGDEQLQAVWCSADKKAAMDKMVDGKEIKAAKCANPVSKQFALGQSIGVNGTPAIVLADGQVIPGYQPAPQVAKLALSAK is encoded by the coding sequence ATGCGCTTGACCCAGATTATTGCCGCCGCAGCCATTGCGTTGGTTTCCACCTTTGCCTTCGCCGATGACGCCGCCGAGCAGACCATCCGCAAGAGCCTGGCCAGCCTGCAACTCGATACCCCGATCGAGAGCATCGGCGCAAGCCCCATGGCCGGCCTGTATGAAGTCAAGCTCAAGGGCAGCCGCGTGCTGTACGCCAGTGCCGACGGCCAGTACATCGTTCAGGGTTACCTGTTCCAGTTGAAAGACGGCAAGCCGGTCAACCTGACCGAAAAAGCCGAGCGCCTGGGCGTGTCGAAGCTGATCAACGGCATCCCGGTAGCTGAAACCGTGGTGTATCCGGCCATCGGCGAAACCAAGACCCATATCACTGTGTTCACCGACACCACCTGCCCGTATTGCCACAAGCTGCACGCCGAAGTGCCTGCGCTGAACAAGATGGGTGTGGAAGTGCGCTACGTAGCTTTCCCGCGTCAGGGCCTGGGCTCGCCGGGTGACGAGCAACTGCAAGCCGTTTGGTGCTCGGCCGACAAGAAAGCCGCCATGGACAAGATGGTCGATGGCAAGGAAATCAAGGCGGCCAAATGTGCCAATCCGGTTTCCAAGCAGTTTGCGCTGGGCCAGTCAATCGGTGTGAACGGTACACCGGCCATCGTTTTGGCGGATGGTCAGGTAATTCCGGGCTACCAGCCGGCCCCACAAGTTGCCAAACTGGCGTTAAGTGCCAAATAA
- the xerD gene encoding site-specific tyrosine recombinase XerD, whose product MPAIDHPLIDRFLDALWLEKGLSDNTRQAYRSDLALFNGWLQEKNLELANAGRELILDHLAWRLEHNYKPRSTARFLSGARGFYRYLLREKLIAVDPTLQVDMPQLGRPLPKSLSEADVDALLAAPDLSEAIGQRDRAMLEVLYACGLRVTELISLTLEQVNLRQGVLRVMGKGSKERLVPMGEEAIVWVERYMRDARSELLGGRPSDVLFPSLRGEQMTRQTFWHRIKHQARVAGIGKALSPHTLRHAFATHLLNHGADLRVVQMLLGHSDLSTTQIYTHVARARLQDMHAKHHPRG is encoded by the coding sequence ATGCCCGCCATTGACCACCCCTTGATCGACCGCTTCCTCGACGCCCTCTGGCTGGAAAAAGGCCTGTCAGACAACACCCGCCAGGCCTACCGCAGCGACCTGGCGCTGTTCAACGGCTGGCTACAGGAAAAAAACCTCGAACTGGCCAATGCCGGCCGCGAGCTGATCCTTGATCATCTGGCCTGGCGCCTGGAGCACAACTACAAACCGCGCTCCACGGCGCGCTTTCTTTCGGGCGCACGTGGCTTTTATCGCTACTTGCTACGGGAAAAACTGATTGCTGTAGACCCCACCCTGCAAGTCGATATGCCGCAACTCGGCAGGCCGCTACCCAAATCCCTGTCGGAAGCCGACGTCGACGCCTTGCTCGCCGCTCCCGACCTGAGCGAAGCCATCGGTCAGCGTGATCGCGCCATGCTCGAGGTGTTGTACGCCTGCGGTCTGCGCGTGACTGAACTGATCAGCCTGACGCTCGAACAGGTCAACCTGCGCCAGGGCGTGTTGCGCGTGATGGGCAAGGGCAGCAAGGAGCGGCTGGTGCCGATGGGGGAAGAAGCGATTGTGTGGGTGGAGCGCTACATGCGTGATGCCCGTAGTGAACTGCTCGGCGGGCGGCCCAGCGATGTTTTGTTTCCCAGCCTGCGTGGCGAGCAGATGACGCGCCAGACCTTCTGGCACCGCATCAAGCACCAGGCCAGGGTTGCCGGGATCGGCAAGGCACTGTCGCCCCACACGTTGCGCCATGCGTTTGCCACCCATTTGCTCAACCATGGTGCGGATTTGCGTGTGGTCCAGATGCTGCTGGGCCACAGCGATTTATCCACCACCCAGATCTATACCCACGTCGCGCGTGCCCGCTTGCAGGACATGCACGCCAAGCATCATCCGCGAGGCTGA
- a CDS encoding acyl-CoA thioesterase encodes MTTRLEEIQRRTDLSVTHVTKAVFPPTTNHHNTLFGGTALAWMDEVSFITATRFCRLPLVTVSTDRIDFNHAIPAGSIVELIGRVIKVGNTSLKVEVEVFVESMGADGREKAIQGVFSFVAIDADKRPVPVLPGFVD; translated from the coding sequence ATGACCACCCGCCTTGAAGAAATCCAGCGCCGCACTGACTTGTCTGTTACCCACGTGACCAAGGCTGTGTTCCCGCCGACCACCAACCACCACAACACGCTGTTCGGTGGTACTGCGTTGGCCTGGATGGATGAAGTCTCGTTTATCACCGCCACACGTTTTTGCCGCCTGCCGTTGGTGACGGTGTCGACTGACCGTATCGACTTCAACCATGCGATCCCGGCCGGTTCGATCGTTGAGCTCATCGGCCGTGTGATCAAGGTCGGCAACACCAGCCTCAAGGTGGAAGTGGAAGTGTTCGTCGAGAGCATGGGCGCCGATGGTCGGGAGAAGGCGATCCAGGGTGTGTTCAGCTTCGTGGCCATTGATGCTGACAAGCGTCCGGTACCGGTGCTGCCAGGGTTTGTTGACTGA
- the rplS gene encoding 50S ribosomal protein L19 produces MTNKIILALEAEQMTKEIPTFAPGDTIVVQVKVKEGDRSRLQAFEGVVIAKRNRGVNSAFTVRKISNGVGVERTFQTYSPQIDSMAVKRRGDVRKAKLYYLRDLSGKAARIKEKLA; encoded by the coding sequence ATGACTAACAAAATCATCCTTGCACTCGAAGCAGAGCAGATGACCAAAGAGATCCCTACCTTTGCCCCGGGCGACACCATTGTCGTTCAGGTGAAAGTGAAGGAAGGCGACCGTTCGCGTCTGCAAGCGTTCGAAGGCGTGGTAATCGCCAAGCGTAACCGTGGTGTGAACAGTGCTTTCACTGTTCGTAAAATCTCCAACGGTGTTGGCGTAGAGCGTACTTTCCAGACCTACAGCCCGCAAATCGACAGCATGGCCGTCAAGCGTCGCGGTGACGTACGTAAAGCCAAGCTGTACTACCTGCGTGACCTGTCCGGTAAAGCAGCTCGCATCAAGGAAAAACTGGCTTAA
- the trmD gene encoding tRNA (guanosine(37)-N1)-methyltransferase TrmD, whose protein sequence is MGRGLLSVANLRIEVISLFPEMFSAISEYGITSRAVKQGLLQLTCWNPRDYTTDRHHTVDDRPFGGGPGMVMKIKPLEDALVQAKAAAGEKAKVIYLSPQGRQLKQAGVRELANEEALILIAGRYEGIDERFIEAHVDEEWSIGDYVLSGGELPAMVLIDAVTRLLPGALGHVDSAEEDSFTDGLLDCPHYTRPEVYADQRVPDVLLSGNHAHIRRWRLQQSLGRTYERRADLLESRSLSGEEKKLLEEYILARDDS, encoded by the coding sequence ATGGGACGCGGACTTCTAAGCGTGGCTAATTTGCGCATTGAAGTGATCAGTTTGTTTCCCGAGATGTTTTCCGCCATCAGCGAGTACGGCATCACCAGTCGGGCGGTGAAACAGGGGCTGTTGCAGCTCACCTGTTGGAACCCGCGAGACTACACGACGGATCGACATCACACTGTGGACGATCGCCCATTTGGCGGTGGCCCGGGCATGGTGATGAAGATCAAGCCCCTGGAAGATGCGTTGGTTCAGGCCAAGGCCGCCGCCGGGGAGAAGGCGAAGGTAATTTACCTGTCCCCTCAAGGCCGTCAGCTGAAACAGGCTGGGGTCCGCGAACTGGCGAATGAGGAAGCATTAATCCTGATTGCCGGTCGCTATGAAGGCATTGACGAGCGGTTTATTGAAGCTCATGTCGATGAAGAGTGGTCGATTGGGGACTATGTCCTGTCTGGCGGTGAGCTGCCGGCGATGGTCCTGATAGATGCGGTTACACGACTGCTGCCTGGAGCTTTAGGGCATGTGGACTCCGCGGAGGAAGATTCCTTCACGGATGGTTTGCTGGATTGCCCGCACTACACCCGACCGGAGGTGTATGCGGATCAGCGTGTTCCCGACGTATTGCTAAGTGGCAATCACGCACACATCCGGCGTTGGCGTTTACAGCAGTCCCTTGGTCGGACCTATGAACGACGCGCCGATCTTCTGGAAAGCCGCTCGCTTTCTGGAGAAGAGAAGAAGCTGCTCGAGGAATACATCCTCGCGCGGGACGATAGTTAA
- the rimM gene encoding ribosome maturation factor RimM (Essential for efficient processing of 16S rRNA), with protein MNATPAVADDLIVIGKIYSVHGVRGEVKVYSFTDPTENLLQYKTWTLKREGSVKQVELVSGRGSDKFLVAKLKGLDDREEARLLAGYEICVPRDLFPELTDGEYYWYQLEGLKVIDGLGQLLGKIDHLLETGANDVMVVKPCAGSLDDRERLLPYTEQCVLAVDLAAGEMKVEWDADF; from the coding sequence CTGTTGCTGATGATTTGATCGTTATCGGCAAGATTTACTCGGTTCATGGCGTTCGCGGCGAAGTGAAGGTGTATTCCTTTACTGATCCGACTGAAAACCTGTTGCAGTACAAAACCTGGACGCTCAAGCGCGAAGGCAGCGTGAAACAGGTCGAGCTGGTCAGTGGACGCGGGAGCGACAAGTTCCTGGTCGCAAAGCTCAAGGGTCTTGATGATCGTGAAGAAGCTCGTCTTCTGGCTGGTTATGAGATCTGCGTGCCGCGAGACCTGTTCCCTGAATTGACCGACGGCGAGTACTACTGGTACCAGCTGGAAGGTCTGAAGGTTATTGATGGACTGGGGCAATTGCTCGGGAAAATCGATCATCTTCTGGAAACCGGCGCCAATGATGTAATGGTGGTCAAGCCTTGCGCTGGCAGCCTGGATGATCGCGAACGCTTGTTGCCCTATACGGAGCAATGCGTGTTGGCCGTCGACCTGGCGGCGGGCGAGATGAAGGTGGAATGGGACGCGGACTTCTAA